A single Populus nigra chromosome 13, ddPopNigr1.1, whole genome shotgun sequence DNA region contains:
- the LOC133670666 gene encoding biotin synthase, mitochondrial-like: MLSIRSIFRPHIRLNSITLSSLSYSSSSAAAIQAEKTIKDGPRNDWTREEIKDVYDSPLLDLLFHGAQVHRYAHNFREVQQCTLLSIKTGGCSEDCSYCPQSSRYDTGVKAQRLMTKETVMEAAKRAKEAGSTRFCMGAAWRDTIGRKTNFNQILDYVKDIRDMGMEVCCTLGMLEKQQAVELKKAGLTAYNHNLDTSREYYPNIITTRSYDERLETLQHVREAGINVCSGGIIGLGEAEEDRVGLLHTLATLPTHPESVPINALVSVKGTPLQEQKPVEIWEMIRMIGTARIVMPKAMVRLSAGRVRFSMSEQALCFLAGANSIFTGEKLLTTPNNDYDADQLMFKVLGLIPKAPSFSGDEEKACEAEQCQEAVSSSG, from the exons ATGTTGTCAATTAGATCAATCTTTAGACCACATATAAGACTAAATTCTATCACTCTCTCCTCATTAAGTTATTCATCCTCTTCAGCTGCAGCAATTCAAGCTGAAAAAACTATCAAAGATGGTCCAAGAAATGATTGGACACGTGAAGAAATCAAGGATGTTTATGACTCTCCTCTTCTTGATCTCCTCTTTCATGGG GCTCAAGTTCATAGATATGCTCATAATTTTAGAGAGGTTCAGCAATGTACTTTGCTTTCCATAAAGACTGGTGGGTGCAGTGAGGATTGTTCTTATTGTCCTCAATCTTCAAGGTATGATACTGGAGTCAAGGCTCAGAGGCTCATGACTAAAGAAACTGTTATGGAGGCTGCTAAAAGg GCAAAAGAGGCTGGTAGCACTCGTTTTTGCATGGGTGCTGCTTGGAGAGACACAATAGGAAGGAAGACGAACTTTAACCAGATCTTAGATTATGTGAAAGACATCAG GGATATGGGCATGGAGGTTTGCTGCACCTTGGGCATGCTAGAGAAGCAGCAGGCCGTAGAACTGAAGAAGGCGGGTCTTACAGCTTATAACCATAATCTTGATACATCAAGAGAATATTACCCGAATATCATCACCACAAGATCTTATGATGAACGCTTGGAGACCCTTCAACATGTCCGTGAAGCAGGAATTAATGTCTGCTCAG GAGGCATAATAGGGCTTGGAGAAGCAGAGGAAGACCGAGTTGGTTTATTGCATACATTGGCAACCCTCCCTACTCACCCAGAGAGTGTTCCAATCAATGCATTAGTTTCAGTGAAAGGCACACCTTTACAGGAACAAAAG CCAGTTGAAATATGGGAGATGATTCGAATGATTGGCACTGCACGTATAGTTATGCCGAAAGCAATGGTCAGATTATCAGCTGGGAGAGTTCGTTTCTCAATGTCTGAGCAGGCTCTTTGCTTTCTTGCTGGTGCCAATTCTATCTTCACTGGCGAGAAGCTCCTGACAACACCTAACAACGATTATGATGCTGATCAACTTATGTTCAAGGTTCTCGGTTTGATTCCAAAAGCTCCCAGTTTCTCTGGAGATGAA
- the LOC133670779 gene encoding U11/U12 small nuclear ribonucleoprotein 35 kDa protein, translated as MSGRSINSVFYAETYHPIQAGSIDGTDTAPHDNAIYRALLCSSAGLYDPFGDPKAIGDPYCTIFVGRLSHLTTEDTLRKAMSKYGKVKNLRLVRHIVTGASRGYAFVEFETEREMRRAYKDAQHSYIDDSEIIVDYNRQQLMPGWIPRRLGGGLGGRKESGQLRFGGRERPFRAPLQTIPYDDLKRLGIPPPPEGRYMSHYEVPSPPRRKRSSRDKEESSHRRSSIDKEAEESSNIRSYRDKEEHYGERHSVEKEEHRHKGSSMDRSERSHRRISPERGGYHHKRSSLDREEHYEKRSPVDMEEPSHKKLRDREERTHKRSSRDREEGSRKRHKYGSSSDKRRKEDA; from the exons ATGAGTGGACGCAGCATAAACTCAGTGTTCTACGCAGAGACATACCACCCAATTCAAGCTGGTAGTATTGACGGCACCGACACTGCTCCTCACGATAACGCCATTTACCGTGCGCTTCTCTGTTCCTCCGCCGGTCTCT ATGACCCTTTTGGAGATCCGAAGGCCATTGGTGACCCTTACTGCACTATCTTTGTTGGGCGTCTCTCACATCTCACTACAGAAGATACACTTAGAAAG GCAATGAGCAAGTATGGTAAAGTGAAGAACTTGAGATTGGTTAGACACATTG TGACTGGTGCATCAAGAGGTTATGCTTTTGTTGAATTTGAAACTGAAAGGGAGATGCGCCGTGCATACAAG GATGCGCAGCATTCTTATATTGATGACTCTGAAATCATAGTTGACTATAATAGGCAACAATTGATGCCTGGGTGGATACCAAGAAGGTTAG GAGGTGGTCTTGGTGGTAGAAAGGAGTCTGGACAGCTTCGGTTTGGGGGCCGGGAAAGGCCATTTCGAGCTCCTCT TCAAACAATTCCTTATGATGATTTGAAGAGGCTTGGCATTCCTCCTCCACCAGAGGGAAGATATATGTCTCACTATGAG GTCCCATCACCCCCTAGAAGAAAACGGAGCTCCAGAGATAAGGAAGAAAGTTCTCACAGGAGGAGCTCCATAGATAAGGAGGCTGAGGAATCCTCTAACATAAGGAGCTATAGGGACAAGGAAGAGCACTACGGTGAAAGGCACTCTGTTGAAAAGGAAGAACACCGCCACAAAGGCAGCTCCATGGATAGATCAGAGCGCTCTCACAGAAGAATCTCACCAGAGAGGGGTGGTTACCATCACAAAAGGAGCTCTTTAGACAGGGAAGAGCACTATGAGAAAAGGAGCCCTGTGGATATGGAAGAACCCTCCCACAAAAAGCTGAGAGACAGGGAGGAGCGCACTCACAAAAGGAGCTCCAGGGACAGGGAAGAAGGCTCTCGCAAGCGCCATAAATATGGGAGTTCTTCTGATAAAAGACGCAAGGAAGATGCCTAG